The following proteins are co-located in the Shouchella hunanensis genome:
- a CDS encoding hydroxymethylglutaryl-CoA lyase, which translates to MERGYPEEVTIWEVLPRDGFQMETWVETETKIKLIKSLAACGIRHIEATSFVHPRAIPQLKDAEAVVKGIQSLTDVSFRALVPNLKGAERAIGVGIKQIKLLLSATDSHSLANSNCTREEAIEKLLPVIELANQKNVYVGGALTVSFGCPYEGEVNEEELMKLIQQYKDMGIREISLADTAGMGNPKQVSLLLQKLKRAFPLLSFSLHLHNTRGMAFANVVAGLENGVTSFDSSTAGLGGCPYFPKAAGNIATEDLVHSLHLMGIKTGIDVDRLMTVAKEVTDVVGHEGSSFLLKAGQNKDLAKKPTGQEKLG; encoded by the coding sequence ATGGAAAGAGGTTATCCAGAGGAAGTGACGATATGGGAAGTGTTACCGAGAGATGGTTTTCAAATGGAAACCTGGGTGGAAACCGAGACAAAAATTAAACTCATCAAGTCTTTGGCGGCATGTGGTATTCGCCATATTGAAGCGACTTCTTTTGTTCACCCACGCGCTATTCCACAACTGAAAGATGCAGAAGCTGTTGTAAAGGGCATCCAAAGCTTAACAGACGTTTCATTTCGAGCACTCGTACCAAATCTTAAAGGAGCTGAGCGCGCAATCGGTGTTGGGATTAAGCAAATAAAATTGCTTTTATCGGCAACCGATTCACATTCATTAGCGAATTCAAATTGTACCCGTGAAGAAGCCATTGAAAAACTGCTCCCCGTAATTGAGCTGGCTAACCAGAAAAATGTGTATGTTGGCGGCGCGTTAACGGTCTCATTTGGGTGCCCCTATGAAGGCGAAGTGAACGAAGAAGAACTGATGAAGCTCATTCAACAATATAAAGACATGGGTATTCGCGAGATTTCGCTAGCAGATACTGCTGGCATGGGCAATCCAAAACAGGTGTCACTGCTTTTACAAAAGTTGAAGCGAGCTTTCCCACTTCTTTCATTTTCATTACACTTGCATAATACAAGAGGCATGGCGTTCGCGAACGTTGTGGCAGGACTTGAAAATGGTGTGACTTCCTTTGATAGTTCGACAGCAGGACTTGGTGGCTGTCCTTATTTTCCAAAAGCCGCTGGGAATATTGCAACTGAAGATTTAGTCCATTCTCTCCACTTGATGGGAATAAAAACAGGCATTGATGTGGATCGATTGATGACTGTTGCGAAAGAGGTAACCGACGTAGTAGGGCACGAAGGTAGTAGTTTTCTTCTAAAAGCTGGACAAAATAAAGACCTTGCTAAAAAACCAACAGGACAGGAAAAACTGGGATAA
- a CDS encoding IclR family transcriptional regulator, producing MEGPVKGLQTVHRAVRLLKCFTVIESELSLTELTQKLELPKSTTARLIDTLIDVGMLERNESNFKYKLGHSAYVLGRVAEVSNDVVQLATPRMKQLRDRTNESVALFKLDGEKRVCIQRFVSLEVVTHNVSIGSRFDLSIGATGKSLLAFQTDEFIEQVLQKVPDQAKLRTELVNIRATNKALSMDERGAGVNAISSAIFSMSGNVKYSISLTGPSMRFTEEKMNLWQDHLLEEANKLSQELGYVMH from the coding sequence GTGGAAGGACCAGTAAAAGGATTGCAAACTGTACATCGAGCTGTACGCTTGTTGAAATGTTTTACAGTCATTGAGTCAGAGTTGTCTTTGACAGAGTTAACACAAAAGCTTGAACTACCTAAATCAACAACTGCTCGACTTATTGATACTTTAATCGATGTAGGAATGTTGGAACGTAATGAATCGAACTTTAAGTATAAGTTAGGTCATAGTGCATACGTGTTAGGACGTGTAGCGGAAGTATCTAATGATGTGGTACAACTAGCAACACCGAGAATGAAACAACTGCGTGACCGAACGAATGAATCCGTTGCTTTGTTTAAATTGGACGGAGAAAAACGCGTCTGTATCCAACGCTTTGTTAGCTTAGAGGTCGTCACGCATAATGTGAGTATAGGCTCTCGGTTTGATTTATCAATTGGAGCAACAGGAAAATCGCTGTTAGCGTTTCAAACGGATGAATTTATTGAGCAGGTGTTACAGAAGGTGCCAGATCAAGCAAAGCTACGAACAGAACTCGTTAACATTCGTGCAACAAACAAAGCGTTAAGTATGGATGAGCGTGGTGCAGGGGTGAATGCCATCTCATCAGCGATCTTCTCTATGTCGGGAAATGTAAAGTATTCAATTAGCCTTACAGGGCCAAGTATGCGTTTTACTGAAGAGAAAATGAACTTATGGCAGGATCATTTGCTTGAAGAAGCAAACAAACTATCACAAGAATTAGGCTACGTCATGCACTAG
- a CDS encoding Bug family tripartite tricarboxylate transporter substrate binding protein, translating into MKPRLPISLALFMLVLVVVGCSNEGTVDTETSEWKPEKPVEMVAPARAGGGWDTFARVVSNAIMEQGLMDQTIGVVNKPGGTGAVGWAYIQNVNDPHHIFSTSTTMVFSMLAGNSDYNWDDMTPIANLAADYGIIAVRADAPWETLDEFLQDYKENPESITVVGGNTPGGFDHVQFISLAMEAGIPMEEITYVTDQSSGGLPILLNGTVDVLSSKLGSGAVAQHRAGNIKILAVLSEERLDSEQLASFPTAVEQGYDTVFVNWRGVYGPGDMTDEQVAYYEGVMRDISESEQFAAIRKQFGWDDLFMGSEEYTEFIRQEVETNSAIMEKLGLLAK; encoded by the coding sequence ATGAAACCACGATTACCCATTTCTTTGGCATTGTTTATGTTGGTACTAGTTGTTGTTGGTTGTAGTAATGAGGGGACGGTAGATACTGAAACATCGGAATGGAAGCCTGAGAAACCAGTTGAAATGGTGGCACCTGCTCGTGCTGGAGGTGGGTGGGATACATTCGCCAGAGTTGTATCGAACGCTATTATGGAACAAGGGTTAATGGATCAAACGATTGGAGTGGTTAACAAGCCTGGTGGAACAGGGGCTGTGGGATGGGCGTACATACAAAATGTAAACGATCCCCATCATATTTTTTCAACATCGACGACAATGGTTTTTTCAATGCTTGCCGGTAATTCTGATTACAACTGGGATGATATGACTCCTATCGCTAATCTTGCTGCTGACTATGGCATTATCGCTGTTCGTGCAGATGCTCCATGGGAAACATTAGATGAGTTTTTACAAGATTATAAAGAGAACCCTGAATCTATTACGGTAGTTGGCGGGAATACGCCAGGTGGATTTGATCATGTTCAGTTTATATCACTCGCAATGGAAGCAGGCATTCCGATGGAAGAGATTACGTACGTAACCGATCAGTCAAGCGGTGGTCTTCCCATTCTATTAAACGGAACAGTAGATGTCTTGAGTTCAAAGCTAGGTAGCGGTGCTGTTGCACAACATCGAGCGGGGAATATAAAGATCTTAGCTGTATTATCAGAAGAGCGTCTTGATTCTGAACAATTAGCGAGTTTTCCAACAGCTGTTGAGCAAGGCTACGATACGGTCTTCGTCAACTGGAGGGGTGTATATGGACCAGGTGATATGACAGATGAGCAAGTTGCTTATTACGAGGGAGTTATGAGAGACATTAGCGAGTCTGAACAGTTTGCTGCCATTCGAAAACAATTTGGATGGGACGATTTGTTTATGGGGAGCGAAGAATACACAGAATTTATCCGACAAGAAGTAGAGACGAACAGCGCTATTATGGAAAAACTAGGGTTATTAGCGAAGTGA
- a CDS encoding tripartite tricarboxylate transporter TctB family protein yields MTMNQKISIPLFILAIGYLLATWLLPKYEYILIDADIFPLLLGGLLALFSVILFFSKDEEGAKIYIAKDDLKVIVPVVLLMLLYILLLEPVGFVITTVCFIFICSLLLGYKKHVTNGIVAVLFPVAFYFLFTRYLMIALPSGILPI; encoded by the coding sequence ATGACAATGAACCAGAAAATAAGCATTCCTTTGTTTATACTAGCCATTGGTTATTTGCTAGCAACTTGGCTACTACCTAAGTATGAATACATTTTAATTGATGCTGACATTTTCCCACTCCTATTAGGTGGCTTGCTCGCACTGTTTTCCGTTATTCTCTTTTTCTCTAAAGACGAAGAGGGAGCCAAAATCTATATAGCGAAAGATGATTTGAAAGTCATTGTGCCAGTCGTTCTTTTAATGCTTTTGTATATTCTGTTGTTGGAGCCAGTTGGCTTTGTCATTACGACTGTTTGTTTTATCTTTATCTGCTCTCTCCTCTTAGGCTATAAAAAACATGTAACAAACGGCATTGTTGCCGTACTCTTTCCAGTGGCTTTTTACTTTTTGTTTACACGCTATTTAATGATTGCTTTGCCGAGTGGTATATTGCCAATTTAA
- a CDS encoding tripartite tricarboxylate transporter permease, whose product MGGFSGIIEGFQVAYSWEGILFVALGVLIGTAIGIMPGLGPITAIAVMIPITYGMNPTFALVMMAGVYYGSIFGSSTSSILINTPGAASTVATTFDGYPMAQRGEAGKALAIAAIASFVGGTVAAIFLMLFAPVLAGLAVSFGPAEYFALMLLGMTAIASLSDGSSIRAFISAVLGFMAVTIGIDAQTGTNRFTFGNVNLLEGVDFLVIALGLFAMAEVTYLIINRRDRSFEKLSNIGSIRLSKKDLKEISGPMGRHSILGFLIGILPGAGATIASFMSYVSEKRISKNPEEFGKGSAKGLAAPETSTNAASTGSFVPLLSLGIPGSGTTAVLLGAFLVLGVQPGPLLVQEEPALFWGIIASMYLGNIILIILNLPLIPYIAKLLKIPRPLLISLVLTLCMMGVYAISFSTFDLYLLLLFGIVGFVMKSLKIPAAPFILAFVLGDLLEENFRMALTISRGDWMVFFGNPVVVGLLLLAALSVILPNLNKFKKKTKRKDLDESM is encoded by the coding sequence ATGGGAGGCTTTAGTGGAATTATTGAAGGGTTTCAAGTCGCATACAGTTGGGAAGGCATTTTATTCGTTGCCCTTGGGGTTTTAATTGGAACGGCCATTGGCATTATGCCGGGACTAGGTCCAATAACGGCCATTGCCGTTATGATTCCCATTACATATGGAATGAATCCAACGTTTGCGCTAGTGATGATGGCAGGGGTGTACTATGGTTCTATTTTTGGTAGTTCAACTTCTTCTATTTTAATAAACACACCTGGTGCAGCAAGTACAGTGGCGACAACGTTTGATGGCTATCCAATGGCACAAAGGGGAGAGGCTGGAAAAGCGTTAGCCATTGCAGCGATAGCATCCTTCGTAGGTGGAACCGTCGCGGCTATCTTTTTAATGTTATTTGCACCAGTGCTAGCTGGACTGGCCGTCTCATTTGGACCAGCTGAATACTTTGCGCTTATGCTACTTGGGATGACGGCTATAGCTAGTCTTTCTGATGGATCATCCATACGTGCTTTTATTTCTGCGGTTTTAGGGTTTATGGCTGTGACCATCGGGATTGATGCACAAACAGGTACGAACCGTTTTACGTTTGGAAATGTCAACTTGTTAGAAGGTGTCGATTTTCTAGTTATTGCGCTTGGATTGTTTGCTATGGCGGAAGTAACCTATCTTATTATTAACCGACGAGATCGTTCGTTTGAAAAGCTTTCCAATATCGGTTCTATTCGGTTGTCGAAAAAAGATTTAAAAGAAATTAGTGGGCCAATGGGGAGGCATTCCATCCTTGGATTTCTAATCGGTATCCTACCGGGGGCAGGGGCTACCATTGCTTCGTTCATGAGCTATGTTTCAGAGAAGCGAATTTCCAAAAATCCAGAAGAATTCGGAAAAGGGTCTGCCAAAGGTTTGGCGGCTCCAGAGACATCCACGAATGCTGCTTCTACAGGTTCGTTTGTACCACTTTTAAGCTTAGGTATACCAGGGTCAGGAACAACTGCGGTTCTACTTGGAGCCTTTCTCGTATTAGGGGTTCAGCCAGGTCCGTTGCTTGTGCAAGAAGAACCAGCATTATTTTGGGGAATTATTGCGAGTATGTATTTAGGGAATATTATCTTAATTATTTTGAACTTGCCTTTAATACCTTATATCGCAAAACTATTAAAGATTCCTCGTCCTTTATTAATCTCACTTGTACTAACGCTTTGTATGATGGGGGTCTATGCAATTAGTTTTAGCACTTTTGATTTGTATTTGCTTTTACTCTTCGGCATTGTTGGTTTTGTCATGAAATCTTTAAAAATTCCAGCGGCTCCTTTTATTCTAGCATTTGTGCTAGGAGATTTACTTGAAGAGAATTTCCGAATGGCGTTAACCATTTCTAGAGGGGATTGGATGGTGTTTTTTGGGAATCCAGTCGTAGTAGGACTCCTGTTGCTTGCGGCACTATCGGTTATTCTACCAAACCTTAATAAATTTAAAAAGAAAACGAAAAGGAAGGATTTAGATGAATCCATGTAA
- a CDS encoding RraA family protein yields the protein MNPCNDDPEVFSPDIIARARKLNSSLLADAMDGANTMSYDISPVAQGYQMVGAAVTVSMKPGDNLFLHEAIYKGAPGYVLVADGKGHTKNAYMGELMAAAAEALGLEGIVIDGLVRDRSDLQKLDLPIFAKGFVPNGPYKEGPGQLNSPVSCGGVSVQPGDLIVGDDDGVTVVPKQMIKAVFQKAEKKQAYEEKRLKEIAAFKEDRINGGNERTIEPSWLKEKIKPFL from the coding sequence ATGAATCCATGTAATGACGATCCAGAAGTATTCTCGCCAGACATTATCGCAAGAGCAAGAAAACTAAACAGTTCACTCCTTGCCGACGCGATGGATGGAGCCAATACGATGTCGTATGATATTAGCCCTGTCGCTCAGGGTTATCAGATGGTGGGAGCGGCAGTGACTGTGTCGATGAAACCAGGAGATAATTTGTTTTTGCATGAAGCGATTTATAAAGGCGCTCCAGGCTATGTGCTTGTTGCGGATGGAAAAGGGCATACCAAAAATGCATACATGGGTGAACTGATGGCTGCCGCCGCAGAAGCTTTAGGGTTAGAAGGAATTGTCATTGACGGCTTAGTTCGGGATCGCTCAGATTTACAAAAGCTAGACTTACCTATTTTTGCGAAAGGTTTCGTTCCGAACGGCCCATACAAAGAGGGGCCAGGTCAATTGAATAGCCCAGTTTCTTGTGGAGGTGTGTCTGTTCAGCCAGGGGATTTAATCGTAGGAGATGATGATGGTGTTACGGTAGTACCAAAGCAAATGATTAAAGCCGTGTTTCAAAAAGCAGAAAAAAAGCAGGCATATGAGGAAAAGCGTTTAAAAGAAATTGCTGCTTTTAAGGAAGATCGAATCAACGGCGGAAATGAACGGACGATTGAACCAAGCTGGCTGAAAGAGAAGATAAAGCCTTTTTTGTAA
- a CDS encoding NAD(P)-dependent oxidoreductase: MIGFIGFGEAAYEMAKGLTQEGVTGIIAYDPLLIEQDMSHIIKEKMTAVGVVPCADAKEVAMKRSLLIAAVPAQFALAACEAVEDCLTASHLYVDVSASSPTVKKTIAEKVAKSNGKSVDAAMLGPLTVNQHKVPMFISGDGAHEFKKRMDPYGMNITVVSEQAGDASSIKLMRSIYMKGTAALLIELMEASRELKVEDQVLASIKETMEAVPFEQLVNQLVTGTSIHSERRSIELEGSLELLDQFSINSVMTQASKTKLDYVSQLGLRQSFKGKRPSTWQDVIDEMKVKHQASKAGEYHASK, translated from the coding sequence ATGATCGGATTTATTGGATTTGGAGAAGCCGCATATGAAATGGCAAAAGGATTGACACAAGAAGGCGTAACAGGAATCATCGCGTATGATCCATTATTGATCGAACAAGACATGAGCCATATCATTAAAGAAAAAATGACAGCAGTAGGGGTAGTACCTTGTGCTGATGCAAAAGAAGTCGCAATGAAAAGATCCTTACTCATCGCAGCGGTTCCGGCACAATTTGCTTTAGCCGCTTGTGAAGCTGTAGAGGACTGTTTAACAGCGTCGCATTTATATGTTGATGTATCAGCATCAAGTCCAACCGTTAAAAAAACGATCGCCGAGAAAGTAGCAAAGTCAAACGGGAAAAGTGTAGATGCCGCTATGCTTGGACCCCTTACCGTCAATCAACATAAAGTACCTATGTTTATAAGCGGCGATGGGGCACATGAGTTCAAAAAGCGAATGGACCCATACGGGATGAACATTACAGTCGTTAGTGAACAAGCTGGAGATGCCTCTTCTATTAAACTAATGCGTAGCATTTATATGAAAGGAACGGCTGCCCTGTTAATCGAATTAATGGAGGCATCGAGAGAGTTAAAAGTGGAAGATCAAGTTTTGGCTTCCATTAAAGAGACAATGGAGGCCGTGCCGTTTGAGCAGTTAGTCAACCAGCTCGTAACAGGGACTTCCATTCATTCCGAGAGACGAAGCATTGAGCTTGAAGGCTCTCTTGAACTATTAGACCAATTTTCTATAAATAGTGTGATGACTCAGGCAAGTAAAACAAAACTTGACTACGTTAGCCAGCTTGGATTGCGTCAATCTTTTAAAGGAAAGCGCCCTTCTACTTGGCAAGATGTTATTGATGAAATGAAAGTGAAGCATCAGGCTAGTAAAGCAGGTGAATACCATGCAAGTAAATAA
- a CDS encoding Ldh family oxidoreductase — MQVNKDSLQELVTTLFQKAGFEYEQAHTLAAHLVLANLRGVDSHGVSRVKTYIERARSGMINVGKEYEIERDLPSSCLINGKNHMGILLATDAIQLAVKKAQATGLGIVGIKRSNHCGMLADYVSYAAKHDCVAIAVTNAPPSMAPWGGKAAFFGTNPFAYGMPVASAEPIVFDMATSVVARGKIRLAKKNNQSIPLGWAVSKDGQPTEDPATALDGGTVLPVGGPKGYGLAFFVEVLSALMTGASFGPHLGSLYEKEEQDVGQFFLVYKADLFVELDEFKQRIAQMATEIKANPRADGVEEIFLPGELEDMEKAKRLKEGIPLSEAVVSELEEVAAYYGVAMDRDQLNM; from the coding sequence ATGCAAGTAAATAAAGATTCACTCCAGGAACTGGTCACAACTCTGTTTCAAAAGGCTGGCTTTGAATATGAACAAGCCCATACGTTAGCTGCTCATCTCGTTCTAGCGAATTTAAGAGGTGTCGATTCTCATGGTGTTAGTCGAGTGAAAACATATATTGAACGTGCACGATCAGGAATGATAAATGTAGGGAAAGAATATGAGATTGAAAGAGATTTACCGTCTAGTTGCTTAATAAATGGTAAAAATCATATGGGCATTTTACTCGCAACAGATGCCATTCAGCTAGCGGTAAAAAAGGCACAAGCAACAGGTCTTGGCATTGTAGGAATTAAACGTTCAAACCATTGCGGTATGCTGGCTGATTATGTTTCGTACGCAGCAAAGCATGACTGTGTTGCCATCGCCGTAACAAATGCCCCACCAAGCATGGCGCCATGGGGAGGAAAAGCTGCTTTTTTCGGAACGAACCCTTTTGCTTATGGAATGCCTGTAGCTAGCGCGGAACCAATCGTTTTTGATATGGCAACAAGTGTGGTTGCTAGAGGGAAAATACGCTTAGCCAAAAAAAATAATCAGAGCATTCCTCTTGGCTGGGCCGTGTCGAAAGACGGGCAACCCACCGAAGACCCGGCTACTGCCCTTGATGGTGGAACCGTGCTCCCTGTCGGAGGCCCAAAAGGATACGGACTTGCCTTCTTTGTAGAAGTACTTTCTGCTTTGATGACAGGTGCCAGCTTTGGTCCACATCTCGGAAGTCTTTATGAGAAGGAAGAACAGGATGTAGGGCAGTTCTTCCTCGTCTATAAAGCAGACCTTTTTGTAGAACTGGACGAATTTAAACAGCGCATCGCACAGATGGCAACAGAAATAAAAGCGAACCCTCGTGCAGATGGAGTCGAAGAGATTTTTTTACCAGGCGAACTCGAAGATATGGAAAAGGCAAAGCGACTAAAAGAGGGTATTCCATTATCCGAAGCGGTAGTCAGTGAATTAGAAGAAGTTGCCGCCTATTATGGTGTTGCGATGGACCGTGATCAATTGAACATGTAA
- a CDS encoding SLC13 family permease — protein sequence MEANKETDNNKQYTTRNLVGLFLGPLFFALVYFLIPESVLSHEPKIVLGVTLLVATYWVTEPIHMAVTSLLPLVLFPAFNGVEIGSIAPAYGSSVIFMYGGGFVIALAIQKWNLHRRIALNIIKMIGTKSNRIILGILIATAAISMFVSNAATALMMLPVAIALINEVKDKNILKGQNFDYFSKGILLAVAYAATIGGLATLVAAVPNALLAGIASSQLDRTVTFAEWLLFASPVAIILLIVVYFYLTKIQFKVDSNDEDTESTMAFIKEEITKLGNFTSDEKKVAVVFGITVLLWTLSPFVSALGFIPGQIGEFFDNLNDATISVFGAVLLFFLPSSRKGERVLEWTDMKDLPWGILILFGGGMSIAAAFGESGLNESIGDLLQMLQGMQYIFVLLLLVVFVLGITEILSNTAVSNLILPLTVGLGIALGVDPLPLMAAAALAAGSCYMLPVATPPNTAVFSAGYLAVGDMAKAGVWLNIVSIIVITGAVYFWMPIVFGL from the coding sequence ATGGAGGCAAACAAAGAGACAGATAACAACAAGCAGTACACAACGCGCAACTTGGTCGGACTATTCTTAGGTCCTCTATTCTTTGCCTTAGTTTATTTCCTCATTCCTGAAAGCGTTTTATCCCATGAACCGAAAATCGTATTAGGGGTAACCCTTCTCGTTGCGACATACTGGGTAACAGAGCCAATCCATATGGCAGTAACGTCTCTACTTCCTCTCGTTTTATTTCCTGCATTTAATGGAGTCGAGATCGGTTCAATTGCACCAGCATATGGCAGCTCCGTAATTTTCATGTACGGTGGTGGTTTTGTCATTGCTCTTGCCATTCAAAAATGGAATCTACATAGACGCATCGCGTTAAATATTATTAAGATGATTGGAACGAAAAGCAACCGAATCATTCTCGGTATCTTAATCGCAACCGCTGCCATTTCCATGTTCGTATCAAATGCTGCGACCGCATTGATGATGCTTCCTGTTGCAATCGCTTTAATTAACGAAGTGAAAGATAAAAACATCCTTAAAGGTCAGAATTTCGACTATTTCTCAAAAGGCATACTACTAGCAGTCGCCTATGCAGCTACAATCGGTGGACTGGCAACCCTTGTTGCAGCAGTCCCGAATGCCTTACTTGCAGGGATCGCATCCTCTCAGCTTGATCGTACTGTAACGTTTGCTGAATGGTTATTATTCGCGAGTCCAGTAGCCATCATCTTACTGATTGTTGTTTATTTTTATTTAACAAAAATACAATTCAAAGTAGATTCAAATGATGAAGATACAGAAAGTACAATGGCCTTTATTAAAGAAGAAATAACGAAACTAGGAAACTTTACATCCGATGAGAAAAAAGTGGCTGTCGTATTCGGCATTACAGTCTTACTATGGACATTGTCTCCATTTGTTTCCGCCCTTGGGTTTATTCCTGGTCAAATTGGTGAGTTTTTTGACAATCTCAATGATGCCACCATTTCCGTATTTGGTGCTGTCTTACTATTCTTTCTCCCTAGTTCGAGAAAAGGTGAGCGTGTGCTCGAATGGACAGATATGAAAGACCTCCCATGGGGAATTCTCATTCTATTTGGTGGCGGAATGTCCATCGCAGCCGCTTTTGGAGAATCTGGGTTGAATGAATCAATTGGAGATTTGCTTCAAATGCTTCAAGGGATGCAATACATTTTCGTCCTATTGCTTTTAGTCGTATTTGTACTCGGGATTACAGAGATTCTCTCCAATACGGCCGTTTCAAATTTAATTCTACCACTTACTGTCGGACTCGGTATCGCCTTAGGTGTTGATCCTCTACCTCTTATGGCTGCCGCTGCACTAGCTGCTGGTTCCTGTTATATGCTCCCAGTTGCTACACCTCCGAATACAGCTGTATTTAGCGCCGGCTATCTCGCTGTCGGTGATATGGCGAAAGCTGGTGTATGGCTCAACATCGTCTCTATTATCGTCATTACCGGAGCCGTGTACTTCTGGATGCCAATTGTGTTTGGATTATAA
- a CDS encoding pyridoxal phosphate-dependent aminotransferase, translating to MTQFEQSTLLQGLPDQFFARLTATVRKHLAQGHDIINLGQGNPDLPTPDFIVESLQQAASEPHFHQYSPFSGHLFLKEAVATFYKREYNVTIDPETEVAVLFGAKTGLVEISQCLLNPGDVALLPDPGYPDYTSGIALAQAQASLFPLLAENDFLPDYRSISKETAERAKLLFLNYPNNPTAGVATHDFFEETVRFASANNICVVHDLAYGAIGYDGVKPPSFLQAAGAKETGVEMYTLSKTYNMAGWRVGFAVGNASVIKSINLLQDHLYVSLFGAIQQAAATALLSDQNEVKELVARYEKRRDVFISGLRRIGLEVDAPKGSFFVWMPVPTGFTSESFADYLLKEAHLVVAPGNGFGQYGEGYVRIGLLAEEDRLEEAINRMAKLRFASIK from the coding sequence ATGACCCAATTTGAACAATCAACACTTTTACAAGGCCTTCCCGACCAATTTTTTGCCCGCTTAACAGCGACTGTAAGAAAGCACCTAGCACAAGGTCACGACATTATAAATTTAGGTCAGGGCAATCCTGATTTACCGACGCCAGACTTTATCGTTGAATCGCTCCAGCAAGCGGCAAGTGAGCCACATTTTCACCAATATTCGCCTTTTAGTGGTCATCTGTTTCTAAAAGAAGCTGTCGCTACATTTTATAAACGTGAATACAACGTTACCATCGATCCAGAAACGGAAGTAGCCGTCCTTTTCGGTGCCAAAACGGGGCTTGTAGAAATTAGCCAATGCTTGCTAAATCCAGGAGATGTTGCGCTTCTACCAGATCCAGGCTATCCTGATTACACGTCCGGTATTGCATTGGCGCAAGCTCAAGCGTCACTCTTTCCGTTGCTTGCGGAAAATGACTTTTTACCAGACTACAGGTCCATCTCAAAAGAAACAGCCGAACGAGCTAAGCTCTTGTTTTTAAATTATCCAAATAACCCAACTGCTGGCGTCGCCACACACGATTTCTTCGAAGAAACGGTCCGGTTTGCATCAGCGAATAACATTTGTGTTGTTCACGATCTTGCATACGGTGCGATTGGTTATGATGGTGTGAAACCGCCGAGCTTTTTACAAGCTGCTGGCGCAAAAGAAACCGGCGTCGAAATGTACACTCTCTCAAAAACATATAATATGGCTGGCTGGCGTGTTGGTTTCGCGGTTGGAAATGCGTCGGTAATAAAGTCTATTAATTTGCTACAAGATCACCTATACGTCAGTCTCTTCGGTGCTATTCAGCAAGCTGCAGCAACCGCACTTTTATCCGATCAAAACGAAGTAAAAGAACTAGTTGCCCGCTACGAAAAACGGCGAGATGTCTTTATTAGCGGATTAAGACGCATTGGTTTAGAAGTGGACGCACCAAAAGGCTCCTTCTTCGTTTGGATGCCTGTACCAACTGGGTTTACTTCTGAATCGTTCGCTGACTATTTACTAAAAGAAGCACATCTCGTTGTAGCACCTGGAAATGGATTCGGTCAATATGGCGAAGGCTATGTTCGAATTGGACTACTAGCGGAGGAAGATCGATTAGAAGAAGCCATTAATAGAATGGCGAAGCTACGTTTTGCATCCATTAAATAA
- a CDS encoding AraC family ligand binding domain-containing protein, whose protein sequence is MATIVIRDTEEIIKGQEAVQAFLDSQDVLYEQWDPAKLPSSLQGNCQISDEDKAQILTTYDADIRSLAERRGYKKWDVIALNEHTPDLEALLKKFEQVHTHTEDEVRAITAGSGSFVIKGTDVGYFDVQLEPGDVISVPVDTPHFFTLSDERQVVAVRLFIDPEGWVAHKYDDPAFSRTN, encoded by the coding sequence ATGGCAACAATCGTTATTCGAGACACAGAGGAAATCATTAAAGGACAAGAAGCAGTACAAGCTTTTCTAGACAGTCAAGACGTCCTATATGAACAGTGGGACCCGGCAAAATTACCGAGTAGCCTACAAGGAAACTGCCAAATCAGTGATGAGGACAAAGCACAAATTTTAACTACGTATGATGCCGATATTCGGTCCCTTGCTGAACGCCGCGGCTACAAAAAGTGGGACGTTATCGCATTAAACGAACATACACCTGATTTAGAGGCGCTCCTGAAAAAGTTTGAACAGGTACATACCCATACCGAAGACGAAGTTCGTGCTATTACCGCAGGCTCAGGAAGCTTTGTCATAAAAGGGACTGACGTTGGGTACTTCGATGTCCAGCTAGAGCCAGGTGATGTGATTAGCGTTCCCGTAGATACACCACACTTCTTCACCCTGTCTGACGAACGTCAAGTCGTTGCAGTGCGTCTTTTCATTGATCCCGAGGGTTGGGTTGCGCACAAGTATGATGACCCTGCCTTTAGCAGAACTAACTAA